The Sphingomonas sp. genome contains a region encoding:
- a CDS encoding retropepsin-like aspartic protease: MSTATVAQVPIQRPHGAIVLEGQINGQPAAFLSDNGSDATLIDESFARSHGMAVSKSAKGLNTGLSTVPTGSTEGTITIGDAFKATGQFVTADLGAVSRGLDRPIAGVLGGDALAAFVVVVNPAANWIAFGLHDHLRVTQQGAPDAAPAKIAFAPGYRISAQINGNPVSLKIDYGSVRSAVSLRADTWDRVIPSEARTAQSATSMRADGSMTGSQQLGTAKQLKLSDDVWIGDVPVLRRSPSVRSSNEGLLGLGILGSGVTTLDTAKGALWLYPAGQGVRVQAENAPAVPRKPAP, translated from the coding sequence ATGTCGACGGCAACCGTGGCGCAGGTTCCGATCCAACGGCCGCATGGTGCGATCGTCCTGGAAGGGCAGATCAACGGCCAGCCGGCTGCCTTTCTCTCCGACAATGGCAGCGACGCCACGCTGATCGACGAAAGCTTCGCGCGCAGCCATGGCATGGCGGTGTCGAAGAGCGCGAAGGGGCTTAACACCGGGCTGTCTACCGTGCCGACAGGCAGTACCGAAGGCACGATCACGATCGGCGACGCATTCAAGGCGACGGGCCAGTTCGTCACGGCCGACCTTGGCGCCGTCTCGCGCGGGCTCGACCGTCCGATCGCTGGCGTGCTCGGCGGCGACGCACTCGCCGCCTTCGTGGTGGTGGTGAACCCGGCCGCCAACTGGATCGCGTTCGGCCTGCACGACCATCTCCGCGTGACTCAACAGGGCGCTCCCGACGCGGCGCCTGCGAAGATCGCCTTCGCGCCCGGCTACCGCATCTCTGCGCAGATCAACGGCAATCCGGTGAGCCTCAAGATCGACTATGGCAGCGTGCGGAGCGCCGTTTCCCTCCGCGCCGATACCTGGGATCGCGTCATTCCCTCGGAGGCGCGGACGGCCCAGAGCGCCACGTCGATGCGGGCCGACGGTAGCATGACCGGGAGCCAGCAGCTGGGGACGGCGAAGCAGCTGAAGCTCAGCGACGACGTGTGGATCGGCGACGTCCCGGTGCTGCGGCGAAGTCCGTCCGTTCGCAGTTCGAACGAGGGACTGCTGGGGCTTGGCATTCTGGGCTCGGGAGTCACAACCCTGGACACCGCGAAAGGCGCGCTCTGGCTCTACCCGGCAGGGCAGGGCGTCCGCGTGCAAGCCGAGAACGCGCCTGCCGTTCCCCGCAAGCCCGCGCCTTGA
- a CDS encoding DUF4287 domain-containing protein: protein MSFQAYLDNIQAKTARSPDDFRNYAAERGWTDASGLRAGVKAGAIVADLKEQFGLGHGHAMAIVALLKGAKREGDA from the coding sequence ATGTCGTTCCAGGCCTATCTCGACAACATCCAGGCCAAGACCGCCCGCAGCCCCGACGATTTTCGCAACTACGCCGCGGAGAGGGGCTGGACCGATGCGTCCGGCCTGCGCGCCGGCGTGAAGGCGGGGGCGATCGTCGCGGATCTCAAGGAGCAGTTCGGGCTGGGGCACGGCCACGCGATGGCGATCGTCGCGCTGCTCAAGGGCGCCAAGCGCGAAGGCGACGCCTGA
- a CDS encoding J domain-containing protein has product MASRPPKKDRPNARFHGRVEAEGRLCAEPGCNAAGEFRAPPLEGARSGFDGPPQFRWLCLDHVRAFNSGYNFFSGMSPDEIHEAQRPIAGWERETRAFSANPDVPPRWADFADPLDAIGARFRDRMKDRGERKDGRPLSGADRDALKVLDLEIDCDRTALRKRYSELVRKFHPDRNGGDRSHEARLQRVIAAYQQLKGSSAFA; this is encoded by the coding sequence GTGGCTAGCCGTCCGCCGAAAAAGGATCGTCCGAATGCCCGTTTCCACGGTCGCGTGGAAGCGGAAGGGAGACTGTGCGCAGAGCCGGGCTGCAATGCCGCCGGCGAATTCCGCGCGCCGCCGCTGGAAGGCGCGCGCAGCGGCTTCGACGGGCCGCCGCAATTCCGCTGGCTGTGCCTGGATCATGTCCGCGCGTTCAATTCAGGCTACAACTTCTTCTCGGGGATGAGCCCCGACGAGATCCACGAGGCGCAGCGCCCGATCGCCGGCTGGGAGCGCGAGACGCGCGCGTTCAGCGCCAATCCCGACGTGCCGCCGCGCTGGGCCGATTTCGCCGACCCGCTCGACGCGATCGGCGCGCGGTTCCGGGACCGGATGAAGGATCGCGGCGAGCGCAAGGACGGGCGGCCGCTGTCCGGCGCGGATCGCGATGCGCTGAAGGTGCTCGACCTGGAGATCGACTGCGACCGCACGGCGTTGCGCAAACGCTATTCGGAACTGGTGCGCAAGTTCCATCCGGACCGCAACGGCGGCGACCGCAGCCACGAGGCGCGGCTGCAGCGGGTGATCGCGGCGTATCAGCAGCTGAAGGGGTCGTCGGCGTTCGCGTGA
- a CDS encoding winged helix-turn-helix transcriptional regulator → MKLENITTTRRRYDDACGAALALEFVGERWALLIIRELLLGPRRFGEIRAGLPGLSANVLTQRLQGLEADGIVVRRKLPPPASVQVYALTPWGYEAEPVVMAMGRWALRSPRHDPSLPFSRVSLMLALRMLLLPDKAAGWAGQIGFRLGEETYRVTVCDGALAIDLGTLADTEAVFVGEPNDFLPVLFGTMPLPMALAEGRFVVEGDLARAAAFATLFLLPPKIGA, encoded by the coding sequence GTGAAGTTAGAAAATATAACCACCACCAGACGCCGCTATGACGATGCCTGCGGCGCCGCCCTCGCGCTGGAGTTCGTCGGCGAGCGCTGGGCGCTGCTGATCATTCGCGAATTGCTGCTGGGCCCGCGCCGCTTCGGCGAGATCCGCGCCGGGCTGCCCGGGCTCAGCGCCAATGTGCTCACCCAGCGCCTGCAGGGGCTCGAGGCCGACGGGATCGTCGTGCGAAGGAAGCTGCCGCCGCCGGCCAGTGTGCAGGTCTATGCGCTCACCCCCTGGGGCTATGAGGCCGAGCCGGTGGTGATGGCGATGGGCCGCTGGGCGCTGCGCTCGCCGCGGCACGATCCATCGCTTCCCTTCTCGCGCGTTTCGCTGATGCTGGCGCTGCGCATGCTGCTGCTGCCGGACAAGGCCGCGGGCTGGGCGGGCCAGATCGGCTTCCGGCTGGGTGAGGAAACCTATCGCGTCACCGTGTGCGACGGCGCGCTGGCGATCGACCTGGGCACGCTCGCCGACACCGAGGCGGTGTTCGTCGGTGAACCCAACGACTTCCTGCCGGTGCTGTTCGGCACCATGCCGCTGCCCATGGCACTCGCCGAAGGCAGGTTCGTTGTCGAAGGCGACCTGGCACGCGCCGCCGCCTTCGCTACCCTGTTCCTGCTGCCGCCGAAGATCGGCGCCTGA
- a CDS encoding GFA family protein, giving the protein MPVQGSCHCGRVRLEVPSAPEWVADCNCSLCRRTAWRTAYYPPDQVRVTGETIAYVWGDRMIGIHHCPVCGCGTHWATLGEDFGKMGINARLLDGYDDARVDIRAIDNAG; this is encoded by the coding sequence ATGCCCGTGCAGGGAAGCTGCCATTGCGGCCGAGTCCGCCTCGAGGTGCCGAGCGCGCCCGAATGGGTCGCGGACTGCAACTGCTCGCTATGTCGGCGCACGGCATGGCGCACCGCCTATTATCCCCCCGACCAGGTGCGCGTCACGGGCGAAACGATCGCTTATGTCTGGGGCGACCGGATGATCGGCATCCACCATTGCCCCGTCTGCGGCTGTGGCACGCATTGGGCGACACTCGGCGAAGATTTCGGCAAGATGGGGATCAATGCCCGGCTGCTGGACGGCTATGACGACGCGAGGGTCGACATACGTGCAATCGACAATGCCGGGTGA
- a CDS encoding NUDIX domain-containing protein, translated as MSTDRVARPAARILLLDGAGRVLLFRFDPSDRPPFWCTPGGAVDPGESYEAAARRELWEETGIRADPGPEVAQRAVEFVTIEGVPVWADERYFLVRTDVEAIDTAGHTALEQRVMRGWRWFTRDQIAAHDEPIFPEDLLEMLTALNV; from the coding sequence ATGAGCACGGATCGTGTCGCGCGCCCGGCGGCGCGGATCCTGCTGCTCGACGGCGCGGGGCGCGTGCTGCTGTTCCGCTTCGATCCCAGCGACCGGCCGCCCTTCTGGTGCACGCCGGGCGGCGCGGTGGACCCGGGCGAGAGCTACGAGGCCGCCGCACGGCGCGAGCTGTGGGAGGAGACCGGTATCCGGGCCGATCCCGGGCCTGAAGTGGCGCAGCGCGCCGTCGAGTTCGTGACGATCGAGGGCGTGCCGGTCTGGGCCGACGAGCGCTATTTCCTCGTCCGCACCGACGTCGAGGCGATCGATACCGCCGGCCATACGGCGCTTGAGCAGCGGGTGATGCGCGGCTGGCGCTGGTTCACGCGGGATCAAATAGCCGCGCATGACGAGCCGATCTTCCCGGAAGATCTGCTGGAGATGCTGACGGCGCTGAACGTCTAG
- a CDS encoding DUF1428 domain-containing protein, with translation MAYLDGYVIPVPEAKKAEYRALSEVTAELFLKFGATRVMETWSQDVPHGTATDFYRATLAEKGEAVVFAWVLWPDKATRDAGWGELMEAPEMQGRTMPFDGKRMFWGGFEPIVDRGES, from the coding sequence ATGGCCTATCTTGACGGATATGTGATCCCGGTGCCCGAGGCGAAGAAAGCGGAGTATCGTGCGCTTTCGGAGGTGACCGCCGAGCTGTTCCTCAAATTCGGCGCGACGCGGGTGATGGAAACCTGGAGCCAGGACGTGCCGCACGGCACCGCCACCGACTTTTACCGCGCGACGCTGGCTGAAAAGGGCGAGGCGGTGGTCTTCGCCTGGGTGCTGTGGCCCGACAAGGCGACGCGCGATGCCGGCTGGGGCGAGCTGATGGAAGCGCCCGAGATGCAGGGGCGTACGATGCCGTTCGACGGCAAGCGCATGTTCTGGGGCGGATTTGAGCCGATCGTCGATCGCGGCGAGAGCTGA
- a CDS encoding Fe2+-dependent dioxygenase, whose translation MLIPIPDLLAADEVAQIRGIIDAAEWVDGNVTSGAQSALAKRNAQLPEGGEAHRRAGAIILDALARSPLFVAAALPLKVFPPLFNRYAGGQAFGRHVDNAIRIQRGSDFRIRSDLSMTVFLEAPEAYDGGELRIEGLFGEQSVKLPAGHAILYPSSSLHRVEPVTLGARTSSFFWLQSMVRDDGARRILFDLDRSIQALAGDVGQGHGEVVALTGVYHNLLRRWADA comes from the coding sequence GTGCTGATTCCGATCCCCGACCTGCTGGCCGCCGACGAGGTTGCGCAGATCCGCGGCATTATCGATGCGGCCGAATGGGTCGACGGCAACGTCACCTCGGGCGCGCAATCCGCGCTCGCCAAGCGCAATGCGCAGTTGCCCGAGGGCGGCGAGGCACATCGCAGGGCGGGCGCGATCATCCTCGACGCGCTGGCCCGTTCGCCGCTGTTCGTTGCCGCCGCCCTGCCGCTCAAGGTATTCCCGCCGCTGTTCAATCGCTATGCTGGCGGGCAGGCGTTCGGCCGCCATGTCGACAATGCGATCCGCATCCAGCGCGGCAGCGACTTCCGCATCCGTTCCGACTTGTCGATGACCGTCTTCCTCGAGGCCCCCGAGGCCTATGACGGCGGCGAACTGCGGATCGAGGGGCTGTTCGGCGAGCAGAGCGTCAAGCTCCCCGCCGGCCACGCGATCCTCTACCCCTCGTCCAGCCTCCACCGGGTGGAGCCGGTAACGCTTGGCGCGCGCACCTCCAGCTTCTTCTGGCTCCAGTCGATGGTGCGCGACGATGGTGCGCGCCGGATCCTGTTCGATCTGGACCGCTCGATCCAGGCCCTGGCGGGGGATGTGGGGCAGGGCCATGGCGAGGTGGTGGCGCTGACCGGCGTGTATCACAATCTGCTGCGGCGCTGGGCCGACGCCTGA
- a CDS encoding VOC family protein, whose product MTNRQGEIIWYELMTRDANKAAAFYGAVVGWQVGAPPPGGPDYRMIVAPDGNAGGMLQLDAAMLAAGASPTWLAYFGVDDVDASVAEIVAAGGKVLVPAWDAAGVGRIAMVTDPQGIPFYVMRGATEGATSTVYQRRGMSHVGWNELLTPNAEAALGFYHRHFGLTRTGGMSMGDMGEYSFIAHDGSEPIGAIMRTPPGAKPGWSFYFRVDDVDAAMGRVEAAGGTVVKGPMDVPGGERVLQAIDPDGAMFGLVSGKAADA is encoded by the coding sequence ATGACAAACCGGCAAGGCGAAATCATCTGGTACGAACTGATGACGCGCGATGCGAACAAGGCCGCGGCCTTCTACGGCGCGGTGGTCGGCTGGCAGGTCGGCGCGCCGCCGCCGGGCGGGCCTGATTATCGCATGATCGTGGCACCGGACGGCAACGCAGGCGGCATGCTGCAGCTCGACGCCGCGATGCTCGCGGCGGGGGCCAGCCCGACTTGGCTCGCCTATTTCGGCGTCGACGATGTCGATGCCAGCGTGGCGGAGATCGTCGCGGCGGGCGGCAAGGTGCTGGTGCCGGCCTGGGACGCGGCCGGGGTCGGCCGGATCGCGATGGTCACCGATCCGCAGGGCATTCCCTTCTACGTAATGCGCGGCGCGACCGAGGGCGCCACCAGCACCGTCTATCAGCGGCGTGGGATGAGCCATGTCGGCTGGAACGAGCTGCTGACACCCAATGCCGAGGCGGCACTCGGATTTTACCATCGTCATTTCGGGCTCACGCGAACGGGTGGGATGTCGATGGGCGACATGGGCGAATACAGCTTCATCGCGCATGACGGCAGCGAGCCAATCGGCGCGATCATGCGCACGCCGCCGGGCGCGAAGCCGGGCTGGAGCTTCTACTTCCGGGTCGACGATGTCGACGCGGCGATGGGCCGGGTGGAGGCGGCGGGCGGCACCGTCGTCAAAGGGCCGATGGACGTGCCGGGCGGCGAGCGGGTGCTCCAGGCGATCGACCCGGACGGCGCGATGTTCGGGCTGGTGAGCGGGAAGGCGGCAGATGCTTGA
- a CDS encoding tetratricopeptide repeat protein — MRVALDDLSVDDIAARLSGSPEARASLIREGAEAGVAEAQAVWAQMLLDQGRATEAFDWFARAARAGHLMALNMLGRCYDLGWGTAIDKVRAAECFRVAAERGLDWGMYNYATALALGEGLTEDKAAALGWFERAAATGNAKAINHVGSFHEDGWVVPQDLAKAADCYARAAEGGDFRGAFNHARMLAGEGLLETAAHWLTRCRETATPAFVQKARDWLLRSPWPELETHLC, encoded by the coding sequence ATGCGCGTCGCGCTCGACGATCTCAGCGTCGACGATATCGCCGCCCGCCTCTCCGGTTCGCCGGAGGCGCGGGCGTCGCTCATTCGCGAGGGTGCCGAAGCGGGCGTGGCCGAAGCCCAGGCAGTGTGGGCGCAGATGCTGCTCGACCAAGGGCGCGCGACCGAAGCGTTCGACTGGTTCGCCCGCGCCGCGCGCGCCGGGCATCTGATGGCGCTCAACATGCTCGGGCGCTGCTATGACCTCGGCTGGGGCACGGCCATCGACAAGGTCCGCGCCGCCGAATGCTTCCGCGTCGCCGCCGAACGCGGGCTCGACTGGGGCATGTACAATTACGCGACCGCGCTCGCGCTCGGCGAAGGCCTGACCGAGGACAAGGCCGCGGCACTCGGCTGGTTCGAAAGGGCCGCGGCGACGGGCAATGCCAAGGCGATCAACCATGTCGGCAGCTTTCACGAGGATGGATGGGTGGTACCGCAGGACCTCGCCAAGGCCGCAGACTGCTACGCGCGCGCGGCGGAGGGCGGCGATTTCCGCGGTGCCTTCAACCATGCCCGCATGCTCGCGGGCGAGGGGCTGCTGGAGACGGCGGCGCACTGGCTGACTCGCTGCCGCGAGACCGCGACCCCGGCCTTCGTGCAAAAGGCTCGGGACTGGCTGCTCCGCTCGCCCTGGCCGGAACTGGAGACCCATCTGTGCTGA
- a CDS encoding VOC family protein, with translation MPNSVFVNLPVADVPRATAFYEAIGCTKNDQFSGPTASAMVLSETLTFMLLDRDFFQTFTPRAVADATATTEVLIALPLDDRAAVDALVEKAAAAGGIGDIRPLQDMGFMYGRTFTDPDGHIFEPFHMDMAAAAEAMAQAEPA, from the coding sequence ATGCCGAACAGCGTGTTCGTGAACCTGCCGGTGGCGGATGTGCCGCGCGCGACCGCCTTCTACGAAGCGATCGGCTGCACGAAGAACGATCAGTTCAGCGGGCCGACCGCAAGCGCGATGGTGTTGTCCGAAACGCTCACCTTCATGCTGCTCGACCGCGACTTCTTCCAGACCTTCACCCCGCGCGCCGTCGCCGATGCGACCGCCACGACCGAGGTGCTGATCGCGCTGCCGCTCGACGATCGCGCGGCCGTCGATGCGCTGGTCGAGAAGGCCGCGGCGGCGGGCGGCATTGGCGACATCCGTCCGCTGCAGGACATGGGCTTCATGTACGGGCGCACCTTCACCGATCCCGACGGCCATATCTTCGAACCTTTCCACATGGACATGGCCGCTGCCGCCGAGGCGATGGCCCAGGCGGAACCGGCCTGA
- a CDS encoding glutathione S-transferase family protein — translation MLELFGHPFSSYTWKALIPLYENGTDFRFRALGPDQPENGAELARHWPLAKFPLLVDAGRPVMESTVIIEYLDLHHPGATRFLPQSADAAIDVRMLDRIFDNHVMGPMQRVVVDAMRSPERRDPVEVEQAKAALERAYGWLETWLKDRDWAAAGAFTLADCAAAPALFYADWVHPIAGAYPTVAAYRARLLARPSVARCVEDARPYRAYFPPGAPDRN, via the coding sequence ATGCTTGAGCTGTTCGGACACCCGTTCTCGTCCTACACTTGGAAGGCGTTGATCCCGCTCTACGAGAACGGCACCGACTTTCGGTTCCGGGCGCTCGGGCCTGATCAGCCGGAGAATGGCGCCGAACTGGCACGGCACTGGCCGCTCGCCAAGTTCCCTTTGCTCGTCGATGCGGGACGCCCGGTGATGGAGTCCACCGTCATCATCGAATATCTCGATCTGCATCATCCCGGTGCCACGCGCTTCCTGCCGCAGAGCGCCGATGCGGCCATCGACGTCCGGATGCTCGATCGCATCTTCGACAACCATGTGATGGGGCCGATGCAGCGGGTGGTGGTCGATGCCATGCGATCGCCCGAACGCCGTGATCCTGTCGAGGTAGAGCAGGCGAAGGCGGCATTGGAGCGCGCCTATGGCTGGCTGGAAACTTGGCTAAAGGATCGCGACTGGGCGGCAGCCGGCGCGTTTACGCTGGCGGATTGCGCGGCAGCGCCCGCGCTCTTCTACGCCGATTGGGTGCATCCCATTGCTGGCGCATATCCAACGGTCGCCGCTTATCGTGCCCGTCTGCTGGCGCGCCCGTCGGTCGCGCGGTGCGTTGAGGATGCGCGTCCCTACCGTGCTTATTTTCCGCCGGGCGCACCAGACCGCAATTGA
- a CDS encoding BolA family protein, with product MTDLATGPLADLIADRLRTALAPSQLHVSNDSAQHRGHLGDDGTGESHFTVTIESPEFAGLNRVARQRKVNHALADLLATRIHALAIKATVPGE from the coding sequence ATGACCGACCTCGCTACCGGCCCCCTGGCCGATCTTATCGCCGATCGCCTGCGCACCGCGCTCGCCCCGTCGCAGCTCCATGTCAGCAACGACAGCGCCCAGCATCGCGGGCATCTGGGCGACGACGGCACCGGCGAAAGCCACTTCACTGTTACCATCGAGAGCCCCGAATTCGCCGGGCTCAACCGCGTCGCCCGCCAGCGCAAGGTCAACCATGCGCTCGCCGACCTGCTCGCCACGCGCATCCACGCGCTGGCGATCAAGGCGACCGTACCGGGCGAATGA
- the cobS gene encoding cobaltochelatase subunit CobS encodes MADIPNTLPDSRDSTILDAPDKMVKVRDLFGIDIDMEVPAFSEADERVPDLDPAYVFDPDTTLAVLAGFAHNRRVMIQGYHGTGKSSHIEQVAARLNWPCIRINLDAHISRIDLIGRDAIVLKDGQQITEFREGLLPWALQTPTALVFDEYDAGRPDVMFVIQRVLETEGKLTLLDQNRVIRPSPWFRLFATANTVGLGDTSGLYHGTQQINQGQMDRWNIVVTLNYLPAATEARIVLAKSGEYDKPGGKETVENMVRVAELTRRGFINGDISTVMSPRTVITWAQNALIFGDIGFAFRLSFLNKCDEAERAQVAEYYQRVFGKDLPESVVGRV; translated from the coding sequence ATGGCCGACATCCCCAACACCCTGCCCGACAGCCGGGACTCCACGATCCTCGACGCGCCCGACAAGATGGTGAAGGTGCGCGACCTGTTCGGGATCGACATCGACATGGAAGTCCCCGCGTTCAGCGAGGCGGACGAGCGCGTGCCCGATCTGGACCCCGCCTATGTGTTCGATCCGGACACCACGCTCGCGGTGCTGGCGGGCTTCGCGCACAATCGCCGCGTGATGATCCAGGGCTATCACGGCACCGGCAAGTCGAGCCATATCGAGCAGGTGGCGGCTCGGCTCAACTGGCCGTGCATTCGCATCAACCTCGACGCGCATATCAGCCGCATCGACCTGATCGGCCGCGACGCGATCGTGCTCAAGGACGGCCAGCAGATCACCGAGTTCCGCGAAGGCCTGCTGCCCTGGGCGCTGCAGACCCCGACCGCGCTGGTGTTCGACGAATATGACGCGGGCCGGCCGGACGTGATGTTCGTGATCCAGCGCGTGCTGGAGACCGAGGGCAAGCTGACCCTGCTCGACCAGAACCGGGTGATCCGCCCGAGCCCCTGGTTCCGCCTGTTCGCCACCGCCAACACCGTGGGCCTGGGCGACACCAGCGGCCTGTATCACGGCACCCAGCAGATCAACCAGGGCCAGATGGACCGCTGGAACATCGTGGTGACGCTCAACTATCTGCCTGCGGCCACCGAGGCGCGGATCGTGCTCGCCAAGTCCGGCGAATATGACAAGCCGGGCGGCAAGGAGACGGTGGAGAACATGGTCCGCGTGGCCGAGCTGACCCGCCGCGGCTTCATCAACGGCGACATCTCGACGGTGATGAGCCCGCGCACCGTGATCACCTGGGCGCAGAACGCACTAATCTTCGGCGACATCGGCTTCGCCTTCCGCCTCTCGTTCCTCAACAAGTGCGACGAGGCAGAGCGGGCGCAGGTGGCGGAATATTACCAGCGCGTGTTCGGCAAGGATCTGCCGGAAAGCGTGGTCGGTCGCGTCTGA
- a CDS encoding glutathione S-transferase family protein → MPVVSESPIEIVTLDWVPDFARGYVRDFRVRWALEEAGFGYRTDPISTVHRPADHFAEQPFGQVPAYREGAVRMFESGAIVLHIAERSEVLLPRDAVGRARALSWAVAALNSVEPMLMELATVDRFAQGEEWARLRRPSLVADVDTRLGQLAAALGTRDYLEGRFTAGDLLMASALRMLDHTDMLAAHPMLAAYQQRCLARPAFLAAIEAQLAELRTEMPEPA, encoded by the coding sequence ATGCCTGTCGTTTCCGAAAGTCCTATAGAGATCGTCACGCTGGACTGGGTGCCGGATTTTGCCCGCGGCTATGTCCGCGACTTCCGTGTCCGCTGGGCGCTGGAAGAAGCCGGGTTCGGCTATCGCACCGATCCGATCAGCACGGTGCATCGGCCCGCAGACCATTTCGCCGAGCAGCCCTTCGGCCAGGTTCCGGCCTATCGCGAAGGTGCGGTGCGGATGTTCGAATCGGGTGCGATCGTGCTGCATATCGCCGAGCGCTCCGAGGTGCTGCTGCCGCGCGATGCCGTCGGCCGGGCGCGGGCGCTCAGCTGGGCGGTCGCGGCGCTCAACAGCGTCGAGCCGATGCTGATGGAGCTGGCCACGGTCGACCGGTTCGCGCAGGGCGAGGAATGGGCGCGGCTTCGCCGTCCCAGCCTGGTTGCGGATGTGGACACGCGGCTGGGCCAGCTCGCCGCCGCGCTGGGGACGCGCGATTATCTGGAGGGGCGTTTCACCGCCGGGGACCTGCTGATGGCGTCGGCGTTGCGGATGCTCGACCATACCGACATGCTCGCTGCGCACCCGATGTTGGCCGCGTATCAGCAGCGCTGCCTCGCCCGGCCAGCGTTCCTTGCCGCGATTGAGGCGCAGCTGGCAGAATTGCGCACCGAAATGCCCGAACCCGCCTGA